CGACGTAGATGCCGCCGGCCTGCAGGGGTTTGCGGTGTTCGCGCAGCAAGCCATCGTCGTTGACCACCTCGAAGATGGGCGAACGACCGGAAAAGAAATCGGGCTTGCGCGCGCCCACGATCGTGTAGTGAAACAGGTCGCGCCACGTCATATCGCCCGGCAGATACGCGTCGAAGACATACGACAGCATCGGCGCGGCGTAGCTCCACTCCGAGTTTGTGATGAGCATCACCTTTTTGCCGGACTCCTTCTGGTCCAGCAGCGCCAGCGGCATGTCCGGGTCGCGGTCGACAAACCGCTCGGGATGGTCGATGATCTCCTGCTTGAGCAGGCCTTCGAGGTGCGCATCGTCCAACACCTGGCGCGTGTGGCGGTACAGCGTTTCGTAGCCGAGCGACGGCGGCAGCTTACCCTCGTCGAGCAGTTCGACGAGTTGCATGTACATGCAGGCCTCCGAGATGGAAAAGAGCGTGTTCATGACCTTCCATCGGTCGTCGTGCAGGTCGATGAGCGTGCCCTGGTAGAGGTCCCGCTGGCGACTGAAATCCATCGTCTTCGTCCCGTGGAAGACGCGCTTGACGTATCCGAAACGATTCGCCTTGAGGACATTCCCTTCCCGCGTATCGACGATCAGCCCCTGCATGGTCAGGTTCGAATCGAACTGCAGGGTGTCCACGGGCCAGTGGAGCGTACGCTTGAGCCCCTCTCGTAGATAGGTATAGGCTCGTTCTTCCCACGCGGCCATGTCGTAGTGGATGAGCGTATAGTCCATGTCGTAGCCTATCGCTTCGATGCTACGCAGGTTGAGGGTGCGGTTGCAGAATATGCCTTTTTCGCGGGCGATGGATGTCATGTACAGCGATGATTTGCGGAGAGAGGCGTTTAACGTTTTTAATGTTGTAACGTTCAACGTTTTTACTTGGCCAGGGCTACGATCCCCAGCACAGCGGCGGCGCCGAAGCCCAGGAAACTGGATCCTTTCCAGAACTTTTTCCAGCGCTCCTCGCGTTTTCGGGCGTCGTCCACGCGATTGAACTGGGTGCGGAGCGCGGCGAGGTCGGTTTCGAGGGAGGCCGTTTGCTGGCCGATGGCGTCGCGGGATTGCGTCAGGTGTTCGATCTGAAGCAGTCTGTTCTCGGCCAGGTCGGACTGGGTGGCGACGAGCGCCTCCAGGCCGGCGATTTTCGCCTCCATCGCCGGCACCAGCTCCATCACCAGGTTGCGGTAGTGGACGGCCGCGATGCGGGGCAGGACGATGGATTCGCCGCGGGCCGGCAGGGTTATCAGGGCGACGCTATCACGGGGAGTCTGCGCTTGAGTCGGCATAGAGCCGAGCAAGAATATGATTGAGATCGCGAACGAGCGAATCAGCCGAGTGATCATAACGGGTGATGTTTTGTTGGAGCGCGCGGATCCGGTTGTTGCGGGCAACGAGCGCGTCGCCGAGGCTGTCGCGCGTGGTGAGGAGTTCGCCTTCGCGCGATTGCAGCTCGTCGAGTTCCGTCTGGAGCGCCCCGATGAGGGTCTGCAACGAGTCCCGCATCGCCTGCGAGCGCTCGAGACGCAGGAAAAGCTCCCTGTTTTCCCGGTCAATGTCGCCGCTCGACGGGTCGAACCACGCGCGGTAGGCGAAGAGCGCGCCGGCGACGGCGATCAGCACGATGAGGAGCGTAGTGCCCAGGGAGATCTTCTTTTCCATATCTATTGCAGTAAACGCATCAACATATCTGATGGTCGTCCCGGCCGCTGGTTTTCCAGGATACTCCCTGTCTGTATACTCCCTGTCTGTATACTACCTGAAAGGATACATCCCGGCCGGCTTTTGTGCGAATCTGCGAAAAATACCGGATGAGGCATCAACCGGCCCCGGTTTCGGGCGTTAACGGCTCGCTGATGCCTTGGAGGAGGACAACCACCGATGATGAATCTCGATTCTTTATACGAAATCAAACGCCGTTTCGCGGAAGTGACCGAGTTGATGTCCGTTCCGGATATCGCTCGAGACGTGACGCGCATGGTGGCATTGGGGCGCGAGCATACCGAGCTGAAGGAGGTTGTGGCGGCCATCCAGGCGTACGAGGGGATTCTGGACGAGATCGAGAACCTGCGGGAGCTGGTCCGCTCCGAGGAGGAGGAAGAGCTGGTGGTGATGGCTCGGGAAGAACTCAAGGCGCTGGAGGAGCGGCTGCCCGGCGTCGAGGAGGCGCTCCAGTTTACGCTCATCCCGAAGGATCCGTCCGACGCAAAAAACGCGATCATCGAGATCCGGGCCGGCACGGGCGGCGACGAGGCCGCGCTATTCGCCGGCGACCTCTACCGCCTGTACACCCGCTTCGCCGAGGACCAGGGGTGGAAGGTGGATCCGATGGACATGTCCCACGGATCGCAGGGCGGCTTCAAGGAAGTCATCTTCGCGCTGAAAGGCGCCGGGGTGTTTGGGACGATGAAATACGAAAGCGGCGTGCACCGCGTGCAGCGGGTGCCGGCCACCGAGGCCAGCGGACGCATCCACACCTCCGCCGCCACCGTCGCCGTGCTCCCCGAGGCCGACGAAGTGGACATCGCCATCCACCCGAACGACCTCAAGATCGACGTCTACCGCTCCAGCGGCCCCGGCGGGCAGTCCGTCAACACCACCGACTCCGCCGTCCGCATCACCCACCTCCCGACCGGCCTTGTCGTCACCTGCCAGGACGAGAAGAGCCAGCTCAAAAACAAGGACAAGGCCCTCCGCGTCCTCCGCTCGCGGCTTTACGACCAGGAACTAGCCCGTCTGAACGCCGAACGCAGCGAGGCCCGGCGCTCGATGGTCGGCTCGGGCGATCGGTCGGCCAAGATCCGCACGTACAACTTCCCGCAGGACCGCCTGACGGACCACCGCCTCGAAGGCGACGCCAAAAACTACCCGCTCGCCCAGATCATGAACGGGCACCTCGACCCCGTGATCAACGCGCTACGTACGGCCGACTATGCGGAGAAGCTGGGGCAGCTTTGACAAGGCAAAAGGGAAAAGGCAAAAGGCAAAAGGAAAAAGGAAAAAGGAAAAAGGCAAAAGGGAAAAGGAAAAAGGGAAAGCTCGATCCCGGTTCACTTTACCTTTTACCTTTTACCTTTTACCTTTTTCCTTGATTAACCGTTTGCGTGAAAATTAGCGCAGTATCGGATCTTATCC
This DNA window, taken from Rhodothermales bacterium, encodes the following:
- a CDS encoding HAD-IG family 5'-nucleotidase translates to MTSIAREKGIFCNRTLNLRSIEAIGYDMDYTLIHYDMAAWEERAYTYLREGLKRTLHWPVDTLQFDSNLTMQGLIVDTREGNVLKANRFGYVKRVFHGTKTMDFSRQRDLYQGTLIDLHDDRWKVMNTLFSISEACMYMQLVELLDEGKLPPSLGYETLYRHTRQVLDDAHLEGLLKQEIIDHPERFVDRDPDMPLALLDQKESGKKVMLITNSEWSYAAPMLSYVFDAYLPGDMTWRDLFHYTIVGARKPDFFSGRSPIFEVVNDDGLLREHRKPLQAGGIYVGGNAALVERSLGLTGEKILYVGDHIFSDVKVTKSLLRWRTALILRELEDEIRAIDAFEQHQYTLSMLMIKKEELESEYSAIRLERQRNNKKYGPQTDRSVARLDEQMQELRRQLVALDEGIGEFATAAGQLHNPNWGLLMHAGNDKSHFARTLEHSADIYTSRVSNFLPYTPFVYLRSSRGSLPHSLADTADYSLVQGEK
- the prfA gene encoding peptide chain release factor 1, whose product is MMNLDSLYEIKRRFAEVTELMSVPDIARDVTRMVALGREHTELKEVVAAIQAYEGILDEIENLRELVRSEEEEELVVMAREELKALEERLPGVEEALQFTLIPKDPSDAKNAIIEIRAGTGGDEAALFAGDLYRLYTRFAEDQGWKVDPMDMSHGSQGGFKEVIFALKGAGVFGTMKYESGVHRVQRVPATEASGRIHTSAATVAVLPEADEVDIAIHPNDLKIDVYRSSGPGGQSVNTTDSAVRITHLPTGLVVTCQDEKSQLKNKDKALRVLRSRLYDQELARLNAERSEARRSMVGSGDRSAKIRTYNFPQDRLTDHRLEGDAKNYPLAQIMNGHLDPVINALRTADYAEKLGQL